In Vitis riparia cultivar Riparia Gloire de Montpellier isolate 1030 chromosome 19, EGFV_Vit.rip_1.0, whole genome shotgun sequence, the following proteins share a genomic window:
- the LOC117908631 gene encoding protein Jade-1, with amino-acid sequence MMDSKFHALPPLKRLRLLQQKEKEKEQEQEQVQEHHLDGPITSTCLPAKKRKESREPAIAAASVGVCRLPAKKRVWAVQPDFSPIKSVSHFDLNVEYNPCFEGEREDKAEPEEEEQKEKENGASVVNGCGQTFVETGREEGEEEEEDDGIECAVCQSTDGDPSDPIVFCDGCDLMVHATCYGNPLVKGVPEGDWFCNQCLGSHSSQNKKNPKAFSCCLCPNTGGAMKPTEDGRWAHIVCALLVPEVFFKDPEGRDGVDRSKVPLSRWKEKCYVCKSSNGCAIDCSEPKCPLAFHVTCGLREELCIEYREGRNKGGIVAGFCKNHTQLWKKQQQTGKFKIVARDDDKRQ; translated from the exons ATGATGGATTCCAAATTCCATGCCTTACCCCCTCTCAAGAGGTTGAGGCTCTTGCAACAAAAGGAGAAGGAGAAAGAGCAAGAGCAAGAGCAAGTGCAAGAGCATCACCTTGATGGGCCAATTACCTCCACCTGCCTACCGGCAAAGAAGCGCAAAGAATCCCGAGAACCCGCCATCGCGGCTGCTTCTGTGGGGGTATGTCGCTTGCCTGCCAAGAAGAGGGTGTGGGCTGTCCAGCCTGATTTCAGCCCAATCAAATCTGTTTCTCATTTTGACCTCAATGTTGAGTACAATCCATGCTTTGAGGGGGAGAGGGAAGATAAAGCCGAAccggaagaagaagagcaaaaggaaaaggaaaatggagCGTCCGTCGTGAATGGTTGTGGCCAAACATTTGTTGAAACCGGCAGAGAAGAAggtgaagaagaggaagaagacgATGGGATTGAATGTGCTGTGTGTCAGAGCACCGACGGAGACCCTTCGGATCCAATTGTGTTCTGTGATGGGTGTGATCTGATGGTTCACGCCACCTGCTATGGCAATCCCCTCGTGAAGGGTGTTCCTGAAGGTGACTGGTTCTGCAACCAATGTTTGGGTTCTCATTCTTCTCAAAACAAGAAGAATCCTAAGGCCTTCTCTTGCTGCCTCTGCCCAAACACTGGTGGAGCCATGAAGCCCACCGAGGATGGGCGGTGGGCTCACATAGTGTGCGCTCTTCTTGTTCCGGAGGTCTTCTTCAAGGACCCGGAAGGCCGAGATGGTGTAGATCGCTCTAAGGTTCCATTGAGTAGGTGGAAAGAGAAGTGCTATGTGTGCAAAAGTTCAAATGGGTGTGCCATCGATTGCTCTGAGCCCAAATGCCCTTTGGCATTCCATGTGACTTGTGGGCTGAGGGAGGAGCTCTGTATTGAGTACAGAGAAGGCAGGAACAAGGGTGGCATTGTTGCTGGGTTCTGCAAGAACCACACTCAATTATGGAAGAAg CAACAGCAGACAGGGAAGTTCAAGATTGTGGCCAGGGATGATGACAAGAGGCAATGA